TCGGCTTCACAGGCCGTGGTGTCAATGTAGACCAGGGCATGCAGGGCCAGCAGTTGCAATCGGGCCGAAGGGTCTTGCAGCAACTGCCGGAGCAAGAGGGTGCCCTGTTCTCCCAGCAACACCAGCAGCTGTTCCAGCCGACCTGAACTGAAACGTTCTCCCACAAACACTTCGGTGAAGGTACGTGCCACCAGAGGTTCGGTGGTTCTGTTCATCCCCATGGAGCGGGCCAGGGCAGCAAAGCCCAGAAAGGAGAGCTCAGGATGGGTGGAGTGACTGATGGCCTGCAGGTGCGAGTGGGTTTTTTGCTCGCAGAGCAAGGTCCAGCGTTCGAGCACCTGAATTTTCTGCAACACCGCCCCCCGACCTTGCAGGATCCGCACGTCTGCAGCCAGCAGACCACTCTGGTCGTAAAGTTGCCCCACCCTGCCATGCAGCGTGCCTTTCAGGCTGAGCAGGCCATCTGCGGCCAGAGGATCACGGGTGTGAGGGATGGGCGCATGATTGAACACCACTTCATTCCACACGGCAGCCCAGCGGTCCAGCTGTCGGTTTCTGTGCCGCTGCCGGTTTTCACTGTAGGCAAAGAACAAGGCCTGATAGGCCACCGTCAGCACGATGCACACCAGGGTCACCAGCATCAGCAGGACCAGCACCTGGTAAACCATTTCCGATCTGGCTTGCAAAGTGGGCATGAGCAGCACGTAAATCAATGCTGCCAGGGTCACCACCACGGTCACAGCCATCAGCAGGGAAACCAGGCTCAGTCCATTCCATCCAATGCGTCTCCACATGTTTCTCCTTCACAGGCCTTTTCAGGCAGGGGGGTTGCAGTCAGAAGTTCAGCAGCGGAGGGGTTTGTTCAGAACACCTCATGAACCACCCGGCCAAAACACATCATCTGCTGGCCGTGATGAATCAGCAGGATGTCACGGGCCTGCAATTGCTCAGATCTAGAAGGGGTGCGCACCGCCAGGGTGAGGCCCCCTTCTTCCCAGGCTTTGAGGTGTTCTTGCAGGATCACGCTCACATCACTGAAGGAATTCAGGTGCTGCAAGAGCTGAAAGCGTTCCATGTCGTGGGTCAGAACCTGATCCTGGAAATGCACATGGGTGTCATCCAGGCCCACAGCATGCAATTCTTCCAGCGCAGCATCAAGGTGTTCCGGTCGAAGAATGCAGATCAGGAAACCCTGAGGGTAAACAGGAAGGTTTCTCATGTTTTTCTGACGGGTGCAGGGGTGCTGAATGAACGGCTGAACAGGTGCTCAAATCCAGCCGTCATGGCTTGCAGGTTCATCCATTTGCCTCCGGGCATGCGGAAGTACAGTTGCCCCAGCAGGGTGAACGCCACCTGCACCTCCACCCTGCGAGAAGGGCTTGAAGCATTCAGGAGGTCCTGGATGTCGTCTTGCATCTCGAGGTCTTCAAGGTCTCTGGGGTGGTATGCAGGATTCTCAGATCGGAAAGACAGCTGAAGGGTGCCGTCTGAATTTCTACTGCAGGACACATCTCCCGTCAGGTGAAACGCCTGCTTCACCTGCGGCGCAGCAAAGATCACCTGCACCCGTTTGCTGGCCACAGGCACATCCGCTTCAGGAAGGCTCAGGAACAGCATGGGAGGGGGGTTTTTTTCGGGGGTCATGGACCTTTTCATGTCTTTCTCCTTGCAGAGCCTGTCACACTGGATTCGTTGCTGGATTCGTTGCTGGATTCATGCAAGGGTGGGGTCTCAGGCGGCATCCTCGATGCGGCGCGGTTCGTTCCCTTCCAGTCGTACAGCAGGGCGATTCCCACCCCGAAGTGCAGCCACATGTTTCCCCTTGAGAGGGGCAGGTCCAGCAGAGAGGATGTGCCGATGCCCAGCACCGCCAGCACCACAAAAAAGAATCCCAGACTGGCAGAAGCCGTGTGGGCCGTCTGGTCGCGGGTCAGAACGCCTCCCATCAGCAGGATGGCTGAAAGCAGATAGACCCACACCAGGGTGCGGTTCACCGTGAACACTTCAAAAAGCTGGCCTGAACCCGCCACCTTGAAGGTGGCGAGAATGCTCAGGCCCATCAGCAACAGGGCCACCCAGGCATCGAGACGGCGGACAAAATGTTCCATCAGGTCTTTCCTTTCTTCTGTTCATTCCTGCAGGGGTTCAGCACCCTGGTGTGGTTCTCTGAAGGGCGTTCAGGAAAAAGCGAGCGATGGAGTTGAAGGTTTCCCTGGCTTCATGATCGGTCCATCCTGTTACCAGCAAGTTACCCTGCCTGAGCGTTCCCTCAGCAGGAGGATTTCAGCAGGTAACACCCTGGTAACATCACCCTTTTAAGGTCAAAGGGTACAGGGGAAAGACTCCCCTGCCGATCGCCCTCTCAGACCAAGGAGGACCACATGAAAGCACTCTGGATTTCTCTGGGGAGCACCCTGGCCGGTGCCATCCTGCTCTATTTCGCACTGGGGTGGTACCACACCTTCCAGGACGCCCGGCGGCACCTGAAGGCTGCAGATGAAGACAGGGATCAGGGACATCCTGACATCCTGCAGCGAAGACGCCCATCACCTCCTGTTCCCATGGCCTGATGCCATTGTGGTGACCCACAAAGAGAACCCCTGCTTTCAACGGCAAGGGGTTTTTTCTGGTTCAGATCAGGACTGGAACGGGGTTTCATCAAAGTTGGCCTGTCCACACCACTGTCGAAGAACGCAACCCCGTTCAAGATCCAGCGTGTCCCTGGCGCAGGGAACGGCAAGCAGGAGGTTGTTCTTGATGTCCTCTGCAAGTTGCACGGTTTCAGGCATGGGGGTGTCTTGCACTTCCATTTTCAGCAGCAACACGAACCTGCGGTAATGCTCAATGGCATCAAACTTGCTGTACATCTGGGACATGCAGCGCATCAGGTCCTGGTGGTGGTGCTCCCCGAGGTAGGGGTCGGCATGCAGGGCCTGCTGGCGGGCAGCGATGGAGCTTTTGCACTCCAGGCGCTCACACAGGAGGCGGGCCAGATGCAGCAGGGCGCGGGCCTGTTTGGCCTGCAGGTCTGCCCGGATGCCCAGCACCCAGTCGCTGCTGAGTTCACACAGGTAAAGCCCCTGGTAGTGTTCAAGGGTGTCTTTCAGCCCCTGCATTTGCAGCCCTGGATCCGTGTGATGCCGGACGTCTTTGAGACCAGCACGGAAACGCTGCACATCGCTGACCTGCACAATGAGGTCATTGAGGTGATACACCCCATGCTCCTCGAGCACACTGTCCTGGGCGTGCAGGGCCTGCCGGATCCGAAAGACCGTCACCCGGAAGCGGGTGTTGATCAGGGTTCCGGGTTCGACGTTCCACACCTCACGCACCACCTGATCCCGGGTGCGACCTGCAGGATGGGAAAGCAGGTAAAAGAAGACCTCTCTGGCCCCCTGGGCATGCCACTGGGGTTCATTCCCATTGACGAGCACACGGGTGATCCCGAGGGTCTGCACCTCCAGGTTGAAACGTTCTGCTTCAAAAGGCTGGACTGGAGGAGACGCATCCATGAAGCCTCCTTGACCGGATGAACCGGTTCCTAGCGTTTGACCCGCACATACTCGTGCACCAGGGGCGGGGAGGTGATCCCAAAAAAGGCCCGGTCAAACTGCATGGCAGCTTCCTGGAGGCCCTGCCAGGGGCCATCAAGCAGCCTGAACCACATCTGGCCCATTTCGGTGAAAGCCACCTGTATTCTGGCCTGTCGTGTGCCAGGGTAGAGATCTGGCACGGCATGGGCCATGTTCAGGTCGATGAGGTCATCGGGTCGATACTGGGGATTTTCGGTTTCAAAACCCACCCCGATGGTGCCATCTGACAGCAGCTGATAGGACGGAATTCCAGCCATGTGGAAGCAGTGTTGAATGGCAGCCTGTTTGAATTGTTCTTGCAGACGGAAGCACAAGCCGGGAAAGTTCTGCAGGTTGGCGGTCAATTGTTCAAGCGGCTGGAAGGGTGCAGGCATGGGATTCATGGTTTTCTCGATTCATGGAGGCGACTGACCTCATTCAAAAGAAGGGGCACACAGGGTGCCCGGAATTGTGGGGGGCTGGCAGGGGCTGTTTCAGCTCTTGAGGGGAAAATCGATGTCTCTTTGAATTCTGGGGTCGACCTCAGGCAGTTCCCCGGGCATCATCGGTGGAACTGCGGGCATCTGGGATGCCGGACGGCGCAGGGTTTCCGTGCGGGGCTCTAAGGGAAGAACAGGAATGGAGGGTTCGGGTTTTGGCTGGGTCATGATGACCTCCTGAAATTTAAAGGGATGCAGATGAAAATGAAGAATTTCATCCAGAACGGCCCATCGCATGTGCAGGCTTCATTCCTGCAGCAGGGGTGCATGACATCATGCAACGCTGGTTGTCTGGTGGTTCAAAACAAGTCTAAGGCATCAATATGAGTGGGGCATCCGGAAATGATTTTGTGGTGGAGAATGCTTCAAAGAACGGCACATGGGTTGGATTTTCGCTTTGCATGAAATAAATTTGCATAAAATAAATAGGAGAATCACATTTTGGATTCACTTCTCAAAACCCTGCGTTTGATTTAAAAAACGGCCTGATCTGTTTGAGACCTGCAGTCTGGATTTTGCTGGGCATGCAGTACAACAATGGGCCCAACCGCCCGGCCGAGAGGGGCGATTGGGCAGGGTTCATCCCTCATGCGGGATGGGCGGGTTTGCGAACTGCCGTCTGGTCCGGAAGGATCAACCAGGTGTACAACAGGGTCAGGGCCACCAGCAGGTGCATCCACAGGTTCCCGCCCTGCAAAGGCAGGTCCAGCAGAGACGGGGTAAAAATGCCCATGAAGGCCATCAGGGCGTATCCAAACCCCAGCCAGGTTGACACCCTCACAGCGAAGGTGCTGCTCACCAGCACCGCCGCGCCCAGCAGCAGGACACTGATCAGGTAGACCCACATCAGGGTCACCGTGACCGGGAACACCCCCAGGGCCAACCGACCTGCATTGGACACCACGAACGTTCCAGCACTGCAAAGCAACATCAGCACCAGCGCAACCACCGCCTGGGTTTTTTGCATCATGGACATCATGCACCTCCTTGTTCTTACAGGTCTGCAAGACCATGCTGGGGCACACCGGGGCAGAACCCGACATGAGACCTCAGGTGCCGGAGAGTCCGCACCTGACAGTTTCAGCATGAAGGGGAGGAGTTACCAGCAGGTTACTCCTGCTGAAGGATGTTCAGGTTGACAGCGTCGCAAAACGAGCTTCAGAGGATCTGACGCAGCCCCTGAAAGTCAATCAACCCTCAAGGATGCAGGCAACCTCCGAAAAGGAAGGGTTGCCAACAAAGCCAGACCCTCCAGGACCCTGTCAGGATGCCTGGCGTTTTGACCGACCAGGAGGTCTGCCTTGAGGTTTCCCCTGATGCCTGAGCTCCTCTGAGGTCCTCTGGCAGCGATCAAGGATTGAAGTCCACTCTTGCAGGGTTCTCAGGCCAAACTCGATGGCCTGAGCCGGACTGCTGCACCCTGTTCCGGCCAGAAATTCCTGTTTGGCTTGAGAAAGGACAAGTCGATTCATGTTTCATACCAACATGCCAGCAAGTGAGGGGGGTGAGCCTTCACAAGGCCATTCTCTTGCATTGATGGATTGCCTCCACAAATGATGGTTTTGCTCGCTTTATTTCTGCAGGCTTCAGGTGCAGGGAAGAGGATGGGCCATGGATGACTTCAAAGTTGAACTCTGGAAAGATCACCTCACGGAACACCAGAAGGGTGTTGTTGAGCACCTGGAAAACAACGGTTATTTCTTTGTGTGGAGGGATGCCACGGAAACTGTGATTCATCCCCCCAGGTTGGTTCACCCTGGCAGTCGCCCCGGGGAAGCTGTGGCCTGTGAAGTGTGGCATGAAGACCGTTGCCTGCTGAGGTTCTCCCGTTTTGCGTTTGATGATGGTGTGGGGGCGTTGATCAACCAGATGGTGGTGGACATTCAGAACACGGTGCAGCAATCCTGAGGAAAGAGGCTCAGGAGATGGGCAAAAGGCGTAAGACTGTCCCCTGAATCCTGCTGACCCTCTGACTTTGAGGCCCAGGCCAACTGCATGCCAGATCACTCCGGGTGCTCTGGGGGGTCCGCATTTCCATCATGTTTCTTCAGGAGTTCCATCTTGCAGCATTGCAGAAGGATCAATCATGCCTTTTGGAGATCTTCCCCTTGCACATCCACAATGAGGGATGAATCCACAAATGCATCACCTGGAGCTTCACACCAGCAAGCAAGACTCCCAACTGTGGGAACCGGTGGCGCTTGGAAACTGGATTGAGACCCTCACAGGCCAGCAGGTCAATGTGGAAGCCGTGTTGCACCAGAAACGCCACTTCAAGGTGATCCTGTATGTCACAGATGAGGAATTTACAGTGTTCAGGGACCTGCTGGAACAGCACTTTCAGGTGCCCTGAAAGCCAGGGGCACATCAGGGCTGGGTGCTCGCGCCTCCCGCAAGGCCTCCAGAATCACCTGCTCAGTGTTCTGCAGACCCAGCAGGGGAATGACCAGGGCCTCCATGTCCGCCAGTCTGGCGCGAATGTCGTGGTCGGCAAGGTCCACCTGCATCTGCCGATGGCGGGTGTACTGGTCCTTGAACCGCAAACGGACAATCTCGGTGAGCAGGCGACGCAAGATGGGCAGCAACAATTCATGGTTCATGGAACCTCCTGAAGGATGCAGAGAACGCCGGGGTTCCCGGCGTTCTCACGCGAAAAGGGGTTTGGGTTCGGTCCCCCAAACCTCCAAGCTCACTGCAACAAAAGAGCACCAGCGGTGCAGTGGCATGTCGGTTGGAGCATCAGGACCGTCCAGAAGGATGATGCGGAGGGGTCACTGTAAGGAGAGGATTTCCAGTTGACCTGTTGTGCCCTGCAAGGTGGTTCCTCTGGGCACCAGTGCATAAATGCACATGCGGCCCACAAAGATGAATTGATGGATGCGGAATGCCTGAAGCCCCAGTCCATCAGGTTCACATGAGAAGCAGGCTTTTGCAGGTCATCCTCCGTTCAGGAAAACGATGGTTTGCAGCTGTCAGGTTGTGAGGGTCTCCTCCGCATGGGGTGCGGTTCGTTAACCAGAACCCGCCTGCAAAACATGTCGAAACAGCACCCTCCACACATCTACGGAACTGTTGCTGGTAACACCCAGGTAACTCCTGGGAGCTACCTTGAATGCATTCACAGTTCATCGGTTGGATGACAGGCACGGACACAGCGCGAAAGTCCGTGCCTTTTTGGAAGGAGTTGACATGAAGAGCACATCTCTCACTGCTGTGGCACGCAAAGTGCTTTTTGCGGAACCAGACAACCCGAGTGTCACTTTGACCTTGCCCTGGCATGCCCCGGGACTGAGGGGTGACTTCATGTGTCTGAGAGATCTGGTGTCTCAGGTGGGGTCTCGCTTGCTGGAGGAGCACGAAGCCTGGGTGCTGGAGGCCCTGCTGGGCAACCTGGAGGGGGCTTCAGTGCTGTTGAGGCATCCTGTAGAAGCGGCGGGAATGGTGGTGTATGCCAACAGAGGCTTCGTGCACGTGCATCCTCTGTACAGTCCAGTTGCCACAACCATGGTGGTTGCGCCCCAATGGATGCTTCGTCCTGTGCTTTATGATCTTGCCCGGACCGTTCATTAGTGGGTGTTGCATCTGGGAGGCACACACATCCGCCTCTATCGAGGTCACCAGGGCAGCCTGCACGAAAAGTTCCGTTTTGGGTTCCCCTTTGTTCGGGATGGGCAGTTTGCTTGCTTAAGAGACGCTTTGCTGCTCACCCAGGAGGCTTTCATGTGGCCTCTGGTGGTTGCTGGATCTGCAGGGGACCTGCAAGAAATCGCAGGTTTTCCAGACATCCAGCCCTGGCGAACCACCCTGATTGCCCCCTGGAATTCCTTGCAGGAACTGGCGAGAGAAGTGTGGGGTGGGATTCAAGGGCAGTTTGCTTTCGATCGCAAGCAGAGAAACCTGCAGGTTTTGAGAGATGCTCAGGGACACACTTTGCAGGATGTGAAAGGCATCCTGAAGGCCAGCCCATCCCATCAAGGGGCAGTGTTGCTCGTGCGTGCGGACGTGGGAGCAACACTACACGGTTCTGAGGAGTTGGCCCCAGGGTCGAAAGTCACCCTCAGCATGACCTGTGGGGGCGCAGAAGTGGAACTGCGGGTGCAGGACACCGGGATTGGCATTCCCGAGGAGGACCTGGAAAAGGTCTTTGAGCGCTTCTACCGGGCCAGCCACCAGAGGCTCGGCAAAGATCCGGGGGGAACAGGTCTGGGCCTTGCGATTGCCCGGACGATTGTGGACGAGCATGGGGGGACCATCCAACTGGAAAGCAAGGTGGGGGTCGGCACCACAGTGGTGGTCCGGCTGCCTGCCCAACGGGAATTGAGCTGAACAAAAGAAACCCCTCAGGTGCACCCAGAGTGGTCTGAAGGGCGAGGGAAAAGCTGCTTTCAAGGCTGTGCCGTGAGGGGCCGGGGAATCCCTGCAGCTTCATGAAGGTCCATGGGAGCAGAGGTCAGAGGTGCAGTTGGTTTTGTACAGACTTCAGGGAGGAAACAGCGTACAACAGAGGGACATTGTTTGATCACCCTGAGAGGGCCCCATGGAACACCCGAACATTCGCACTTTGCATTTTGATGATGTGCCCCGCAGCATGGCAAAAGAAATCACCACCCTATCAGACCTGACCTGGCATTTTGGCCCTCAGGGGGAGGGGTTTTTTGGGCAGGACCTGAGGAAGGTGGCCCGGGAGAAACTGGGGATGGACCTGCTGGAGATGCAGGGGGCCAGTGGGGACGTGGTGGAAACGGCGATTCTGGATGGGGTTGCCCGGCATGGGTCGCACACATTGCTGGTGTTGCAGGTGCATCCAAATCCCATTGAAGGTTACGTGTGTCTGGTGGCCAACCCACGTTTGGGTCTGGTGGACAGGGTGCTGAGCCGGGTGCCGGGTCGAGAGCGGCAGATCTGAGGGTGTGTTTGACTTGATCGAGCTTACCGCTAGAAGTTGTGGGGTCAGGGCAGGTCACACGGAACAATGGAAAGCCCACCAGGTCATTTGAGATGACCCTGGGAGTTCCGGTTCTGCTGGTGGTGTAAAAGCAAAAAAGGCCACTTGATACCTGGTGACAGCTACCCTAACCCCCTCCTGACCCACTTGACCAGAAGCCTCTGTTTACTGTCGCAGCCGGTCAACCGTCGGGACAGTGGCAGCTTCAGAATGCGTGCGGGGCCAGGTCCAGGCGGAGCGCAGGATGAAAGCCAGCAGCAGCACCTCAATCCCGATGGAAAGGCCATAGAAGGCGGCCCATTCCCAGGATGCCCCTGCCGCGTTGAACATGGAGTAGGGGATCAGAAGCGTTGCAATGACGAGGTTGGTGGCGCGGTTCACCCGGGCGGGCAGCGTCATGGAGAGCCACACCATCATGGCCGGAACCGACACGGACACCAGGAAGATGGTCAACAAGGTCGAACTGATGTCGAACTTCCAGATGAGGCCATTCAGGATGCCGTCGATGACGCCGGGCTTGTAGAAGTTGAGGATGTCAACATAGATGTAAAGGAACATGAAGCTGGTCCAGGCTGCCGCGATTCTGGCTTGCACAGGGATCTGCAGGTTCTGAAAAGTGCTGTGGTTGGGGAGGTGTCGTGTCATGTTTTTTGCTCCTTCGTTTGCTTTCGTGTGCTCAGCCAGCAGCAGAATTGTCAAGGTGAGGGGCAACCCTGGAATCAGCGCACCCCCCTCTGCTGGTTCCCAGTTTGCCGCTCTAGCTGCAAGATTCCTTCGGGAAAAACACAAGATTTGCACAATTTGGAGGATTGATCGGAGGATTGAACAGAAGAACAGGAGGTTGTTTCCTGGGTTGGTGTTTTACGGATCAACGCAGCAGGATTGCCAAGATTTCTTGACGGTTTCTTGAAACCACCTTGCAGAGAGTGAATATACTGAAAACTGTGAATGCAAACCCGCTGGTTTTGATTGTCGAGGACGAGCCTGACATTGCCGATTTGCTTGAGGCATACTTGCGTCGCGAACACTTTCAAACCGAGCGGGCAGCGGACGGCCCGGGTGCAGTGCGTTTGCACCATGCGGCCCGCCCTGATCTGGTGCTGCTGGACGTCAACCTTCCAGGATTTGATGGCTTTGAGGTGCTCCGAAAAATCCGGGAAGGTGCCCAGACCCCCATCATCCTGGTGACGGCGCGGGCCGAAGACCTGGACAAATTGCTCGGCCTCAAGCTGGGTGCAGACGATTACGTGGTCAAACCGTTCTCGCCGCTCGAGGTGGTGGCCAGGGTCAAAGCTGTGTTGCGCCGGGTGGGAATGCAAACCAGCACCCAGCCACTGCGCTACGGTGAACTCGAACTGGACCCGGTGGCGGTACGGATCCGGGTTTCAGGGGTGCGGCTGGACACCACCCTGACCGAATACCGCATTCTCGAGCACCTGCTGCGGCATCCCAACCGCACGTTTTCCCGGGCCGAACTGCTGGAAGTCGCCCTGCCCGATTCCGACGCGCTCGAACGGGTGATGGACACCCATCTGGGAAACCTGCGCAAAAAACTCGATCAGGCGGGAATGCCCAAGATCATTGAAACCGTGCGCGGGGTGGGGTTTCGCCTGAGGCTGGAATGAAAGGGCCTCGTGTGACTGGACCTCAGGGAACGGCGGCTCCACAACAAAGGGGGGTCGAAAAATCTGGCCGGGTCTGGCACTCGATTCGGGCCGAACTGACCCTCACCCTGTGGGGTCTGGTGCTGTTGACCGCCCTGATGGTTTTTCTGGTGCTGGCCATCATGTTCGATGCCTATTTGACCAGCACCCATCAGCACAGCACTGAAATCC
This region of Deinococcus roseus genomic DNA includes:
- a CDS encoding DUF4383 domain-containing protein; its protein translation is MEHFVRRLDAWVALLLMGLSILATFKVAGSGQLFEVFTVNRTLVWVYLLSAILLMGGVLTRDQTAHTASASLGFFFVVLAVLGIGTSSLLDLPLSRGNMWLHFGVGIALLYDWKGTNRAASRMPPETPPLHESSNESSNESSVTGSARRKT
- a CDS encoding HEAT repeat domain-containing protein, whose translation is MWRRIGWNGLSLVSLLMAVTVVVTLAALIYVLLMPTLQARSEMVYQVLVLLMLVTLVCIVLTVAYQALFFAYSENRQRHRNRQLDRWAAVWNEVVFNHAPIPHTRDPLAADGLLSLKGTLHGRVGQLYDQSGLLAADVRILQGRGAVLQKIQVLERWTLLCEQKTHSHLQAISHSTHPELSFLGFAALARSMGMNRTTEPLVARTFTEVFVGERFSSGRLEQLLVLLGEQGTLLLRQLLQDPSARLQLLALHALVYIDTTACEAECLELLYSKDPDVRASSLKVLSLRGVLPGTGSDTVMGMVTDPVWFVRAQAMRASAPLQDQRVLQVLYDGLADASWWVRHNSAQALMLRGPEGLHTLQDARLHHRDPYARDMAHQHLLVL
- a CDS encoding DUF6326 family protein → MTRHLPNHSTFQNLQIPVQARIAAAWTSFMFLYIYVDILNFYKPGVIDGILNGLIWKFDISSTLLTIFLVSVSVPAMMVWLSMTLPARVNRATNLVIATLLIPYSMFNAAGASWEWAAFYGLSIGIEVLLLAFILRSAWTWPRTHSEAATVPTVDRLRQ
- a CDS encoding response regulator transcription factor codes for the protein MNANPLVLIVEDEPDIADLLEAYLRREHFQTERAADGPGAVRLHHAARPDLVLLDVNLPGFDGFEVLRKIREGAQTPIILVTARAEDLDKLLGLKLGADDYVVKPFSPLEVVARVKAVLRRVGMQTSTQPLRYGELELDPVAVRIRVSGVRLDTTLTEYRILEHLLRHPNRTFSRAELLEVALPDSDALERVMDTHLGNLRKKLDQAGMPKIIETVRGVGFRLRLE
- a CDS encoding sensor histidine kinase, with the protein product MWPLVVAGSAGDLQEIAGFPDIQPWRTTLIAPWNSLQELAREVWGGIQGQFAFDRKQRNLQVLRDAQGHTLQDVKGILKASPSHQGAVLLVRADVGATLHGSEELAPGSKVTLSMTCGGAEVELRVQDTGIGIPEEDLEKVFERFYRASHQRLGKDPGGTGLGLAIARTIVDEHGGTIQLESKVGVGTTVVVRLPAQRELS
- a CDS encoding AfsR/SARP family transcriptional regulator, whose protein sequence is MDASPPVQPFEAERFNLEVQTLGITRVLVNGNEPQWHAQGAREVFFYLLSHPAGRTRDQVVREVWNVEPGTLINTRFRVTVFRIRQALHAQDSVLEEHGVYHLNDLIVQVSDVQRFRAGLKDVRHHTDPGLQMQGLKDTLEHYQGLYLCELSSDWVLGIRADLQAKQARALLHLARLLCERLECKSSIAARQQALHADPYLGEHHHQDLMRCMSQMYSKFDAIEHYRRFVLLLKMEVQDTPMPETVQLAEDIKNNLLLAVPCARDTLDLERGCVLRQWCGQANFDETPFQS